One stretch of Tachysurus fulvidraco isolate hzauxx_2018 chromosome 12, HZAU_PFXX_2.0, whole genome shotgun sequence DNA includes these proteins:
- the LOC125146078 gene encoding uncharacterized protein LOC125146078, translated as MKRFITGHHLSLCRLTRKVVTPQHPMMKYLMKKIPPYPSPVKFCVSDVAHVTEETGFKGILKSEQFRPNNSEFSWWDLKINKEEIRAAEKRYVKKNFSNTAQDLNEQKPFLEKFTTSPLFQLEKSRYGNYRFTFSLTDLMQWYKEQNCGGKKPVLRMCETITYKQKIVYAVLIHSPEDNKRFGEYPLLEASEWVRYQDGKINWKAQAICETHRYQLVSGEVQRLNTHLFYVWDQVSLVFHLPKPKALKIPTERLIEALEACKLDKIDLSGCQSQKSKKERFLKAKINVSELKKNMK; from the coding sequence ATGAAGCGCTTCATCACAGGACATCACTTGAGTTTATGCAGACTGACAAGGAAAGTGGTGACTCCTCAGCATCCCATGATGAAGTACTTAATGAAGAAGATCCCACCCTACCCAAGTCCAGTTAAATTTTGTGTTTCAGATGTGGCCCATGTTACTGAGGAGACAGGATTCAAGGGGATACTGAAGTCTGAGCAGTTCAGACCTAATAACAGTGAGTTCTCATGGTGGgacttaaaaattaataaagagGAGATAAGAGCAGCAGAGAAGCGATATGTGAAGAAGAACTTCTCAAACACTGCACAAGATCTGAATGAACAGAAGCCGTTCCTGGAGAAGTTCACCACGTCACCTCTCTTTCAACTAGAGAAATCTCGCTACGGCAATTATCGCTTCACGTTTTCCCTCACTGATCTGATGCAGTGGTACAAAGAACAGAACTGTGGAGGAAAAAAGCCGGTTCTCAGGATGTGCGAGACCATCACCTACAAACAGAAGATTGTGTACGCTGTCCTGATTCACAGTCCTGAGGATAACAAGCGTTTTGGTGAATATCCGCTTCTTGAAGCGAGTGAGTGGGTTCGTTATCAGGATGGGAAGATCAACTGGAAAGCACAAGCCATTTGTGAAACCCATCGGTATCAGTTGGTTTCAGGAGAAGTACAAAGGCTGAATACTCATCTGTTTTATGTCTGGGATCAGGTTAGTTTAGTCTTTCACTTGCCAAAACCTAAGGCCCTGAAAATTCCCACAGAACGACTTATAGAAGCTCTTGAGGCCTGTAAACTTGACAAAATAGATCTTTCAGGGTGCCAAAgccaaaaaagcaaaaaggaGCGCTTCTTGAAAGCAAAGATAAATGTGAGTGAGTTGAAAAAGAATATGAAATGA